Proteins from a genomic interval of Phyllopteryx taeniolatus isolate TA_2022b chromosome 3, UOR_Ptae_1.2, whole genome shotgun sequence:
- the LOC133474957 gene encoding uncharacterized protein LOC133474957 isoform X5: MDDYLRRVDCRLGVWSDKGIHAVLGGPEADMDTVAATLCLAVHLSQREPTLGVCVPLLCGRRGDAASLPGETLGYLHKIKVCESLLLWKDDLDLMKIHRAGKLSITLMRNGLLDGSERRALESSILRVVHHHDDDDDDDDCGPPSVAMMVARELLQEAPERVGAALRESLREALRLQKEALRPEEGRRHARLDELVRRLEWCGDSKGVLQAAEHLLSKELKEFSDGETTIALTSVSLGEERWLGYEDALKSFCSRHGYDGLTLLLAVEDAVCPPRLQVAVYSNNVALLNQISCQLEETSSWSLSSQPETLACLQVYHVQLNAFSSSGASLLLLQEEVRRLLKEFVDRRSSVLACHPSSRTSSTEGVAGSVEFSQGSSGINDMDGSDTERASRGGGDVGATERVVPLGEGDPGGVRASGELVSPDSGMNTIRSSRSSKESSVFLSDESPVGEIFGAGPGGLLLRNPYPLGLSSLSPPVAPERRRHRRSNKKRNDHLDQFHFDPLHPHHVLQNSAGKADDDRQTAGSSSLSEYEELYMVDFSDPSSLGGLESRQSSTDPDCENVEMIETVVPPTPVNSLAGGHLSCSCGARFFPEDVAERISGLQHKDSISSSLSETWEELGFDTPYSNNTWNRTRGSESPQILEEAKCKESDGVRPTREERSQREWNQEPELSLIIEQTESCEKWIPDSVLGGKWNPVTVADLQLTPPEEEVENKAGVFRVKETTRPLQKKKMMLNTLTPDTSQEDNDEPQGSKAGRQMQAMDFWTYSAQKGFLKSDSGTTTSYPESLDMWNTTIRNDSFSPLTTPDNLSEDSGTFVGAAHNMGGSASVESPQGFSYRGMEMWNTTIQEDSSSSASPEGNGNGKDHSHPGLVDGRDTPATKQQGREAERVEQDKEVRCTGQKQNVQIVIEGEEGRISDTGDPEPAGNLPVPHMVISISDYDNVGDCSWSISSSPDIHWSPVVDMIQLEEQSSPFVAVIKPVEDKTESDGSSSEKVFIFEGKSVLNSTEKTHSVELRSPFVLFDNSQTFSEDNQSTLVEACGYQIQTEDYLSQSPGSLTSLLSSKPESSGPASPSNNLPRRVAHDDSQSQEGSTRETLSPSSGVDGDTLKLSPGSRDELRSNSDGDTSSCLEMEYIIVPGTVKATDRDPKEAEGKSKGLRKPMETCNMLSYAVSLLKSQNQKTTEQSGQIQNDQSTSEDYNLTRADRETFQQSESRPTSGSESQLEEGYYEDKTTVSGRSMSPSLRHPSDHFLRTREEIYVHSQISMEDSGSDSGHSPVNSTEPHPDFQVWGAQLQRRDTPRSSCNSSAASHTSSLVSTPASESDVPRDKALGLPFSGDLMEEENDEEDQEEELTMVQSSQDLLSFTEELIESCPLPPNSGPLEEDLLDYYDGQNGRTDDCSVGHHVRDWWASRQSCSLNLGCQNMTSRLLLHRTSQSTTQQWTTTQGPPHSGYNYHHIDQRTENLEGCESTRNISDVYAEFSTQVPPADFVGERESYFKPCHSEHKHPDQQDHVQYVPEGYAHFLMSRRDHTAAGMTMTTMMMRRRTSSEEAEDTENREDPPSTADVSGGSSQRRKLAAPPMNVSLERKEGSLVSEHALDTDEDEAALDTGDDLDVDIEQLDTSEEECDQSVPPTGGQEVHEDNRLWRSVVIGEQEHRIDMKCIEAYKRVISHGGYYAEQNAIIVFAACFLPDSDCDSYNYVMENLFLYVISTLELMVAEDYMIVYLNGATPRRRMPGITWMKKCYQMIDRRLKKNLKMFIIVHPSWFIRTLLGITRPFISSKFSSKIKYVSSLQELGHIIPMEYVHIPPSIVNLPSPQ; encoded by the exons AGGCGTTGCGGCTCCAAAAAGAAGCCTTAAGACCCGAAGAAGGCCGTCGGCACGCACGACTGGATGAGCTGGTGAGACGTTTGGAGTGGTGTGGTGACAGCAAGGGGGTGCTACAAG CTGCGGAGCACCTGCTGTCCAAGGAGCTGAAGGAGTTCTCTGACGGAGAGACGACCATCGCGCTCACCTCGGTCTCTCTTGGTGAGGAG CGCTGGCTAGGTTACGAAGACGCCTTGAAATCCTTTTGCAGTCGGCATGGCTACGACGGGCTGACGCTTCTCTTGGCAGTAGAAGATGCAGTTTGTCCTCCTCGCCTGCAGGTGGCAGTATACTCCAACAACGTGGCGCTCCTCAACCAG ATCTCCTGTCAGCTCGAGGAGACCTCCAGCTGGTCTCTCTCCAGTCAACCGGAAACCTTGGCTTGTCTGCAGGTTTACCACGTCCAACTAAATGCCTTCTCATCTTCGGGTGCAtcgttgctgctgctgcaggaGGAGGTTCGAAGACTCCTCAAGGAGTTTGTCGACCGGCGGAGCTCTGTGTTAGCTTGTCACCCCAGCAGCAGGACATCCTCCACCGAGGGGGTGGCGGGCAGCGTGGAGTTCTCCCAGGGCTCGTCCGGTATCAATGACATGGATGGCTCAGACACAGAGAGAGCTAGCAGAGGTGGTGGCGATGTGGGAGCAACAGAGAG GGTGGTACCATTGGGGGAAGGTGATCCCGGAGGAGTCCGAGCAAGCGGGGAGCTGGTGAGCCCCGACAGCGGTATGAACACCATCCGCAGCAGCCGCTCCTCCAAGGAGAGCTCAGTGTTCCTCAGTGATGAAAGCCCGGTTGGCGAGATTTTTGGGGCAGGTCCTGGGGGCCTCCTGTTGAGGAACCCCTATCCCCTTGGGTTGTCATCCCTTTCACCTCCCGTGGCGCCTGAGAGGAGGCGGCATCGGCGTTCcaacaaaaagagaaatgacCACTTGGATCAGTTTCATTTCGATCCGCTCCATCCACATCACGTCCTCCAGAATTCTGCAGGAAAAGCAGACGACGATCGGCAAACGGCGGGAAGCTCCAGCCTTTCAGAGTATGAAGAACTCTACATGGTGGATTTCTCTGATCCCAGTTCTTTGGGCGGTCTGGAAAGTAGGCAGTCTTCTACTGATCCAGACTGTGAAAATGTGGAGATGATTGAGACAGTGGTTCCTCCCACCCCGGTCAACAGCTTGGCTGGCGGTCACCTGTCCTGCAGTTGCGGCGCCAGGTTTTTCCCAGAAGACGTGGCAGAGAGGATCAGTGGGCTGCAGCACAAGGACAGCATCTCGTCCTCCTTGTCTGAAACCTGGGAGGAGCTTGGGTTCGACACCCCTTACTCCAATAACACCTGGAATAGAACCAGAGGGTCAGAGAGCCCTCAAATTCTAGAGGAAGCAAAGTGCAAAGAGTCTGATGGTGTGAGACCGACTAGGGAAGAGAGATCACAGAGGGAGTGGAACCAGGAACCAGAACTTAGTCTGATCATCGAACAGACAGAATCCTGTGAAAAGTGGATCCCGGATTCCGTGCTTGGTGGTAAGTGGAACCCGGTTACCGTGGCTGATCTGCAGTTGACACCGCCAGAGGAGGAAGTAGAAAATAAAGCTGGTGTCTTTAGAGTCAAAGAAACAACACGTCCattgcagaagaagaaaatgatgcTCAACACTTTAACACCAGACACATCTCAGGAGGACAATGACGAACCACAGGGGAGTAAAGCAGGTAGACAGATGCAGGCGATGGATTTCTGGACCTACTCGGCACAGAAGGGCTTTCTGAAATCAGATAGCGGAACCACCACTTCTTACCCGGAATCACTTGACATGTGGAATACAACGATCCGGAATGACAGTTTTTCTCCTCTCACGACCCCCGACAATTTGTCCGAAGACTCTGGGACCTTCGTCGGGGCGGCTCACAACATGGGAGGCAGCGCTTCTGTGGAAAGTCCACAGGGATTCTCCTATAGGGGCATGGAAATGTGGAACACAACCATACAAGAAGACAGCTCTTCATCCGCAAGCCCAGAAGGAAACGGAAATGGAAAGGACCATAGTCACCCTGGTTTAGTGGATGGAAGGGATACTCCAGCAACCAAACAGCAGGGAAGAGAAGCAGAAAGAGTAGAACAGGACAAAGAGGTCAGATGTACTGGTCAAAAGCAGAATGTCCAAATAGTCATAGAAGGGGAAGAAGGCAGAATATCAGACACGGGAGACCCTGAGCCAGCAGGGAATCTTCCTGTTCCTCACATGGTCATCTCCATCTCAGACTATGACAATGTAGGAGACTGCAGTTGGAGCATTTCGTCCTCCCCTGACATCCACTGGAGTCCTGTTGTAGATATGATACAACTGGAAGAGCAGTCCAGCCCATTCGTTGCTGTAATCAAACCTGTAGAAGACAAGACAGAATCAGATGGAAGCTCTTCAGAAAAAGTCTTTATTTTTGAGGGAAAGAGTGTCTTAAATTCAACTGAGAAAACACACTCTGTTGAGCTTCGGTCGccatttgttctgtttgacaaCTCTCAGACATTTTCAGAGGATAATCAGTCAACTTTGGTAGAAGCTTGTGGATATCAAATCCAGACTGAAGATTATTTATCTCAAAGCCCAGGTAGTTTGACTAGTCTTTTGTCCAGTAAACCAGAAAGTTCTGGACCAGCATCACCATCCAACAATCTACCGCGAAGGGTAGCACACGATGATAGCCAAAGCCAAGAGGGTTCCACAAGAGAGACGCTCAGCCCCAGCTCTGGTGTTGACGGAGATACACTCAAATTAAGCCCAGGCAGTCGAGACGAACTCAGGTCCAATTCTGACGGGGATACGTCATCGTGCCTTGAAATGGAGTACATTATTGTTCCAGGAACAGTAAAGGCAACTGATCGTGATCCCAAAGAGGCCGAAGGGAAATCAAAAGGATTAAGGAAGCCCATGGAAACTTGTAACATGCTTTCCTATGCTGTTTCACTGCTGAAATCTCAGAATCAGAAAACCACAGAGCAAAGCGGTCAGATCCAAAATGATCAGTCAACCAGTGAGGATTACAATCTCACCAGAGCCGACAGAGAAACCTTTCAGCAGTCAGAGTCGAGGCCAACATCTGGAAGTGAAAGTCAATTAGAAGAAGGCTACTACGAAGATAAAACCACCGTCAGTGGCCGAAGCATGTCACCCTCATTGAGACACCCATCAGATCACTTCCTCAGAACCAGAGAGGAGATTTATGTCCACTCCCAAATCTCCATGGAGGACTCAGGTTCAGACAGTGGGCACTCACCGGTCAATTCGACTGAGCCTCATCCTGACTTTCAAGTCTGGGGGGCTCAGTTACAGAGACGGGACACACCGCGATCATCGTGCAACAGCTCTGCCGCCTCTCACACCAGCTCCTTGGTTAGCACCCCTGCGAGCGAATCAGACGTCCCCCGCGACAAGGCCCTAGGATTACCATTTTCCGGAGATTTGATGGAGGAGGAGAACGACGAGGAAGATCAGGAGGAAGAACTGACAATGGTCCAAAGTTCTCAGGATCTGTTGAGTTTCACAGAGGAGTTGATTGAAAGTTGTCCACTTCCACCAAACAGCGGCCCGTTAGAAGAGGATTTACTGGACTATTATGATGGTCAAAATGGAAGGACTGATGATTGCTCAGTTGGACACCACGTCAGAGATTGGTGGGCATCTCGCCAAAGCTGTTCTTTGAATTTAGG ATGCCAAAATATGACATCACGACTGTTACTCCATCGGACCAGTCAGAGCACTACACAACAATGGACAACGACTCAGGGTCCACCCCATAGTGGTTACAATTACCACCACATTGACCAAAGGACAGAAAACCTGGAAGGCTGTGAGTCTACAAGGAATATCTCAGACGTCTACGCCGAGTTTTCAACTCAAGTCCCACCTGCAGACTTTGTAGGTGAGCGGGAGAGCTACTTCAAACCTTGTCATAGCGAACACAAGCACCCCGACCAGCAGGATCATGTCCAGTATGTGCCGGAGGGATACGCCCACTTCCTCATGTCCAG GCGAGACCACACGGCAGCGGGAATGACAATGACAActatgatgatgaggaggaggacctCCAGTGAGGAAGCTGAGGATACAGAGAACagggaag ACCCTCCCTCCACCGCAGACGTGTCGGGGGGCTCCAGTCAGAGGCGTAAGCTTGCGGCGCCGCCTATGAATGTGTCGCTGGAGCGGAAGGAAGGCTCCCTGGTCTCGGAGCACGCCCTGGACACGGACGAAGATGAGGCGGCTCTGGACACTGGAGACGACCTGGACGTCGACATCGAGCAGCTGGACACATCTGAGGAGGAGTGCGACCAATCCGTCCCTCCGACGGGGGGCCAGGAGGTGCACGAGGATAATCGGCTGTGGAGGAGCGTGGTGATTGGCGAGCAGGAGCATCGCATCGACATGAAGTGCATTGAGGCGTACAAGAGGGTCATCTCTCATGGAG GTTATTACGCCGAGCAGAACGCCATCATCGTGTTTGCAGCCTGCTTCCTGCCTGACAGCGACTGTGACAGTTACAACTATGTCATGGAAAACCTCTTCTT GTACGTTATAAGCACCTTGGAGTTAATGGTGGCAGAGGACTACATGATTGTCTACCTGAACGGTGCCACGCCTCGCCGCAGGATGCCCGGCATTACGTGGATGAAGAAGTGCTACCAGATGATTGACAGGAG GCTGAAGAAGAACCTGAAGATGTTCATCATCGTCCATCCCTCCTGGTTCATCAGAACACTACTGGGCATCACCAGACCTTTCATAAG TTCCAAGTTCAGCAGTAAAATCAAGTACGTGAGCAGCCTGCAGGAGTTGGGACACATAATCCCCATGGAGTACGTCCACATTCCCCCCAGCATCGTCAA cctccCCTCCCCGCAATga